Below is a window of Halolamina sp. CBA1230 DNA.
GAAAGACGTCGACGGCGACGAGGCGGCCCGCGAGGCGGTCGAGGCGTTCGCCGGCGAGATCGGCGGCGTCGCCACCGACCCCGTGCGCTTCGACGCCGCGGAGATCGTCGACGAGGTGGCGGGCGAATGAGCCTCGACACCGAGTTCGAGCGCGTCTCGCTCCCGCTGGCGGACGCGTTCACCATCTCGCGGGGCACACAGGAGACCGCCGAGAACGTGATCGTGAAGGTCACCGACGACGGCGGGATGACCGGGATCGGCGGCGCCGCGCCCTCCGCACATTACGGCGAGACGGCCGACACCGTCGAGGCGGTGCTGCCGGAACTGCTCGAAGTGGTCGAGAACGTGGGCGACCCCCACGCGCTGACGACGATCGAGGAGCGGATGCGCCACGCGGTCGAGCGCAACCCCGCCGCGCGGTGTGCGGTGTCGATCGCGCTGCACGATCTGGCGGCGAAACGCACGGGGCTGCCGCTGTACCGGATGTGGGGGCTCGACCCCGCCGAGACGCCGACGAGCTCGTTCACGATCGGGCTCGACACGACCGAGCGGATCCGCGATAAGACTGCCGACGCCGTCGGCGCGGGCTACTCGACGCTGAAGGTGAAGCTGGGGACCGACCGCGATCGCGAGATCATCGAGGCGATCCGCGAGGAGGCGCCGGACGCGA
It encodes the following:
- a CDS encoding dipeptide epimerase, with protein sequence MSLDTEFERVSLPLADAFTISRGTQETAENVIVKVTDDGGMTGIGGAAPSAHYGETADTVEAVLPELLEVVENVGDPHALTTIEERMRHAVERNPAARCAVSIALHDLAAKRTGLPLYRMWGLDPAETPTSSFTIGLDTTERIRDKTADAVGAGYSTLKVKLGTDRDREIIEAIREEAPDATLRVDANEAWTPRETVRNSKWLAEHDVEFIEQPVPAEDPEGLQFAYERSELPIAADESCITLEDIPEIADRCDIANLKLMKCGGLLEAKRMIHAARAEGLEVMLGCMIESNASIAAGVHLGPLLDYADLDGSLLLSSDPYAGVDLSAGEMRLAELGLPGTGARAE